One Leucobacter muris DNA segment encodes these proteins:
- a CDS encoding glutamate--cysteine ligase, which produces MADQAARRVGARAVAMGTSALPVDSHLTPSPRYAAIGKRFGLTMREQLTCGFHVHVAVSSDAEGVAVLDRIRPWLPVLLALSSNSPFWMGEETGYASYRYQVWGRWPSAGAYDVFGSPGEYHRIVESLIGSGVVLDSGMVYFDARLSDHYPTVEVRVADVCMDAGHAVVIAALVRALVETASRDWRRGAAPSPAETGLLRVAMWSASRFGIGGSGLVDPILGAPRSPRAAVATLLSHVASALDHAGDRELVESGLERILAEGTGADRQRRVLRLSGGLRAVVMDAAELTNRGSAPSSAPTAA; this is translated from the coding sequence TTGGCGGATCAGGCGGCGCGCCGCGTGGGCGCCCGCGCGGTCGCGATGGGCACGAGCGCGCTGCCCGTCGATTCCCACCTGACGCCGAGCCCCCGCTACGCCGCGATCGGCAAGCGCTTCGGTCTCACGATGCGGGAGCAGCTGACCTGCGGCTTCCACGTGCACGTGGCCGTGTCGAGCGACGCCGAGGGCGTCGCGGTGCTCGACCGCATCAGGCCCTGGCTGCCCGTGCTGCTGGCGCTGAGCAGCAACTCGCCGTTCTGGATGGGCGAGGAGACCGGGTACGCGAGCTACCGCTACCAGGTGTGGGGCCGCTGGCCGTCGGCCGGCGCCTACGACGTCTTCGGATCGCCCGGCGAGTACCACCGGATCGTCGAGTCGCTCATCGGCAGCGGCGTCGTGCTCGACTCCGGCATGGTGTACTTCGACGCCCGGCTGAGCGATCACTACCCGACGGTCGAGGTGCGGGTGGCCGACGTCTGCATGGACGCGGGCCACGCCGTGGTGATCGCCGCCCTGGTGCGCGCGCTCGTCGAGACCGCGTCGCGGGACTGGCGGCGCGGTGCGGCGCCCTCACCGGCGGAGACCGGTCTGCTGCGGGTCGCCATGTGGTCGGCGAGCCGGTTCGGGATCGGCGGCAGCGGTCTCGTCGATCCGATCCTCGGGGCGCCCCGCAGCCCCCGTGCGGCGGTCGCGACCCTGCTCTCCCACGTCGCCTCCGCGCTCGACCACGCGGGCGATCGCGAGCTTGTGGAGAGCGGCCTCGAGCGCATCCTCGCTGAGGGCACGGGTGCCGACCGCCAGCGACGGGTGCTGCGCCTCTCGGGCGGCCTGCGCGCCGTCGTGATGGACGCGGCCGAACTCACCAACCGGGGCTCGGCGCCGTCGAGCGCGCCCACGGCGGCGTAG
- a CDS encoding ImmA/IrrE family metallo-endopeptidase, whose amino-acid sequence MQRLIEYASEIGVTYEFVKDLSPVHPGRYSDSKRHIEVLDGMTNVKTVCAFAHELGHATMRHTSSIFSYINARQERAADEWAAHFLIDVDEYRHAEAKYGTRTDWIGQELGVLDRLVVAFERSLHRIGDTIYVNPKMGSGQCNARYSA is encoded by the coding sequence ATGCAACGACTCATCGAGTACGCGTCTGAGATCGGGGTGACGTACGAGTTCGTGAAGGACCTCAGCCCGGTCCACCCTGGCAGGTACTCCGACTCGAAGCGGCACATCGAAGTGCTGGACGGGATGACGAATGTGAAAACGGTATGCGCGTTTGCGCACGAACTTGGTCACGCGACGATGCGGCACACGTCCTCGATTTTCAGCTACATCAACGCGCGGCAGGAGCGAGCGGCCGACGAATGGGCGGCGCACTTCCTCATCGACGTTGACGAGTACCGGCACGCGGAAGCGAAATACGGAACACGAACCGACTGGATCGGACAGGAGCTCGGAGTGCTCGATCGCCTTGTCGTCGCGTTCGAGCGAAGCCTCCACCGGATCGGAGACACGATCTATGTGAACCCCAAGATGGGGTCCGGTCAGTGCAACGCCAGATACTCGGCCTAA
- a CDS encoding aldehyde dehydrogenase family protein, whose product MTTEGTNTDPHTNADPGTRSNPGAGEGIAITDPHDGTPVGTVPVTAESGIREAVARARRAFPAWRATPAAERGAALRRAAHALGEREGDLADLNHRETGRDREEAAGGVRAAVDTLLQYAELAPLHRGRSLLGANEALDLMRAEPRGVAALVTPWNDPVAVSAGLIGAALGVGNTVVHKPSERCPHLGRLLGEVLEPHFPSGVIATVIGGSREGEMLVGSPDVDVVAHVGSTLAGERIARIVALTGAHLIRENGGNDALIVDADVDPRWAAAQAAVGAFSNSGQICTAVERIFVHRDIADEFLAALTEEASDRTERGVVAPLVDERMRETVHAHVADAVASGARVLTGGELPQGAGSRYPATVLSDCAPSMRIFSEETFGPVAAVMTVDGFAEAVESAAHDDYGLAATVLTADLAHAHHAIDALPVGTVKVNAVFGGAPGGSAQPRGRSGSGFGYGPELLDEMTTVKVVHLGAAVRR is encoded by the coding sequence ATGACGACCGAGGGCACGAACACCGACCCGCACACGAACGCCGACCCTGGCACGAGGTCGAACCCGGGCGCGGGCGAGGGCATCGCGATCACGGATCCCCACGACGGCACCCCGGTCGGCACCGTGCCGGTGACCGCGGAGAGCGGGATCCGCGAGGCCGTCGCGCGGGCTCGACGCGCCTTTCCCGCCTGGCGCGCGACCCCCGCGGCGGAGCGGGGAGCGGCCCTCCGCCGCGCCGCGCACGCGCTCGGCGAGCGGGAGGGCGATCTCGCCGACCTCAATCACCGCGAGACGGGTCGGGACCGGGAGGAGGCCGCGGGCGGGGTGCGGGCGGCCGTCGACACGCTGCTGCAGTACGCCGAGCTCGCCCCGCTCCACCGCGGGCGCAGCCTGCTGGGGGCGAATGAGGCTCTGGATCTCATGCGCGCCGAACCGCGCGGGGTCGCGGCGCTCGTGACCCCCTGGAACGACCCCGTCGCAGTGAGCGCCGGTCTGATCGGCGCGGCCCTCGGCGTCGGCAACACCGTCGTGCACAAGCCGAGCGAGCGCTGCCCGCATCTCGGCCGGCTGCTCGGGGAGGTGCTCGAACCGCACTTCCCGAGCGGCGTCATCGCGACGGTCATCGGCGGCTCGCGCGAGGGCGAGATGCTCGTGGGCTCGCCCGACGTCGACGTCGTCGCGCACGTCGGCTCCACCCTCGCAGGTGAGCGCATCGCCCGCATCGTCGCTCTCACGGGCGCGCACCTCATCCGCGAGAACGGCGGCAACGACGCGCTGATCGTCGACGCCGACGTGGATCCCCGCTGGGCCGCCGCCCAGGCGGCGGTCGGCGCCTTCTCAAACAGCGGGCAGATCTGCACGGCCGTGGAACGCATCTTCGTGCACCGCGACATCGCCGACGAGTTCCTGGCGGCGCTCACGGAGGAGGCATCGGATCGCACCGAGCGCGGGGTCGTCGCACCCCTCGTCGACGAGCGGATGCGCGAGACGGTGCACGCCCACGTCGCGGACGCCGTCGCCTCGGGCGCGCGGGTGCTGACGGGCGGGGAGCTGCCCCAGGGGGCCGGCAGCCGCTACCCCGCGACCGTGCTCTCGGACTGCGCGCCGAGCATGCGGATCTTCTCGGAGGAGACGTTCGGGCCGGTCGCCGCGGTGATGACGGTCGACGGCTTCGCCGAGGCGGTCGAGTCGGCCGCGCACGACGACTACGGCCTGGCGGCCACGGTGCTGACCGCCGATCTCGCCCACGCCCACCACGCGATCGACGCGCTGCCAGTGGGAACGGTGAAGGTGAACGCCGTGTTCGGGGGCGCCCCGGGCGGGTCGGCGCAGCCCCGCGGGCGCAGCGGATCCGGCTTCGGCTACGGCCCCGAGCTGCTCGACGAGATGACCACCGTCAAGGTGGTGCACCTCGGTGCGGCCGTGCGTCGCTGA
- a CDS encoding baeRF2 domain-containing protein, which produces MTANADLAELLAEPGPWTFAYVDGPGAEPQVVEESRRDSVRDRLLELGAPEQDARAVLRALEQATGVPSPSARYLLVRGGEVALDASFAQPRRGPERLGHGPVPEILPLLRHRASSIRYLVVEAGREGADVRAESADRSAPQHVVEVEGRDDSLPKVQAGGWSHARYQRHSEEIWKHNQSEVAEVVDRLVREERPVVVVLAGDLRARQLLRERLAPASRELVVEVEAHTRAAGSDERVLDDAIADALTERTHRAVEEALDRASAENGSRGARGMGAVVEALQQARVETLLIDGRSIDAEQTDVESGEDGEGRRGTERLEALDSPPWVALGGASVPGEAASLGSRPADEALARAAILTGAQLHVLEEDYAAADEPRPDRAPRQPVAVLRWTESPAGP; this is translated from the coding sequence ATGACCGCCAACGCTGATCTCGCCGAACTGCTCGCCGAGCCGGGGCCGTGGACGTTCGCCTACGTCGACGGGCCGGGCGCCGAGCCCCAGGTGGTCGAGGAGTCGCGCAGGGATTCCGTGCGCGACCGGCTGCTCGAACTGGGAGCCCCCGAGCAGGATGCACGAGCGGTGCTGCGCGCCCTGGAGCAGGCGACCGGCGTGCCGAGCCCATCCGCCCGGTACCTGCTCGTGCGCGGCGGCGAGGTGGCGCTCGACGCGAGCTTCGCGCAGCCCCGCCGCGGGCCGGAACGGCTCGGGCACGGCCCGGTGCCCGAGATCCTGCCGCTGCTGCGGCATCGGGCGTCGTCGATCCGGTACCTCGTCGTGGAGGCCGGGCGCGAGGGCGCGGATGTGCGCGCCGAGTCGGCCGACCGATCCGCACCGCAGCACGTCGTCGAGGTGGAGGGCCGCGACGACAGCCTGCCGAAGGTGCAGGCTGGCGGGTGGTCGCACGCCCGGTATCAGCGCCACTCCGAGGAGATCTGGAAGCACAACCAGTCCGAGGTCGCAGAGGTGGTCGACCGCCTCGTGCGGGAGGAACGTCCGGTCGTGGTGGTGCTCGCGGGCGACCTGCGGGCGCGGCAGTTGCTGCGGGAGCGCCTCGCGCCGGCGAGCCGGGAGCTCGTGGTGGAGGTCGAAGCGCACACCCGCGCGGCGGGGTCCGATGAGCGGGTGCTCGACGACGCGATCGCCGATGCGCTGACGGAGCGCACGCACCGCGCCGTCGAGGAGGCGCTCGACCGCGCCTCCGCCGAGAACGGGAGCCGGGGCGCGAGGGGCATGGGCGCCGTCGTGGAGGCGCTGCAGCAGGCGCGCGTGGAGACGCTGCTCATCGACGGACGCTCGATCGACGCCGAGCAGACGGACGTCGAGAGCGGCGAGGACGGCGAGGGCCGTCGGGGCACGGAACGGCTCGAAGCGCTCGACTCCCCGCCGTGGGTCGCACTCGGCGGCGCGTCGGTGCCCGGCGAAGCGGCGAGCCTCGGATCGCGGCCCGCCGACGAGGCGCTCGCCCGAGCGGCGATCCTCACGGGTGCGCAGCTGCACGTGCTCGAGGAGGACTACGCGGCCGCGGACGAGCCGCGACCGGACCGCGCGCCCCGGCAGCCGGTGGCCGTGCTGAGGTGGACCGAGAGCCCTGCAGGCCCCTGA
- a CDS encoding IclR family transcriptional regulator: MAQKRSEPLELVTKTTTVIELIADRGSAGTTLIARELDMSKASAYRICQTLVSRGWLSQNQAKQYQLGPVLRTTLQQTTGVASYKETLFPYMTQLHRLTQESIHLTHLERRLVVYDEQLVSTRPVRSVIKVGGRSPAHAVSPGLIQLAFQTNEYVENYLSAPLARFTPGTIATPQALRTTLAEARERGYAFNLGGYRYDVGGVARAILVGGRPVAAISICCPVYRLSADVVSDYAELLMSVVGAAQSEIDEVAGEIAA, translated from the coding sequence ATGGCACAGAAACGCTCGGAGCCTTTGGAGCTGGTCACCAAGACCACCACTGTGATCGAGCTGATTGCCGATCGAGGCAGCGCCGGAACCACGCTCATCGCTCGCGAACTCGACATGTCGAAGGCGAGCGCGTACCGCATCTGCCAGACACTGGTGTCGCGTGGATGGTTGTCACAAAACCAGGCAAAGCAGTACCAGTTAGGCCCGGTGCTCCGCACCACGCTGCAGCAAACCACGGGAGTCGCCTCCTACAAGGAGACGCTCTTCCCGTACATGACCCAGTTGCACCGCTTGACGCAGGAGTCGATCCATCTCACCCACCTGGAGCGCCGCCTCGTCGTCTACGATGAGCAGTTGGTCTCGACCCGCCCCGTGAGGTCGGTGATCAAGGTCGGCGGCCGCTCGCCGGCACATGCGGTCTCTCCCGGGCTCATCCAGCTGGCGTTCCAGACGAATGAGTATGTCGAGAACTATCTCTCCGCTCCGCTGGCGAGATTCACTCCGGGAACCATCGCCACGCCTCAGGCGCTCCGAACGACGCTCGCCGAAGCCCGGGAGCGAGGCTACGCGTTCAACCTCGGCGGGTACCGTTACGACGTCGGAGGCGTCGCGCGGGCGATCCTCGTCGGGGGGCGCCCGGTCGCGGCGATCTCGATCTGCTGCCCCGTGTATCGTCTGAGCGCAGACGTCGTGTCCGACTATGCCGAACTCCTGATGTCGGTTGTGGGTGCGGCACAGAGTGAGATCGACGAGGTGGCCGGGGAGATCGCCGCATAA
- a CDS encoding site-specific integrase, with amino-acid sequence MATIKPYDTAAGKRYRVRYRKPDGAQTDKRGFKTKKEAELFLASTTISKATGDYVDPQAGKITIGQLGPTWLAGKKSVVKVSQYASLESSWRTHVQPEWADRAVASIKKSEVQTWIADLRGRRSATVVLRAHGILAGILDSAMHDGRISKNQARAVQLPRKGRAGKTYLTHDQLQRLAAASKYPTLMLVLGYTGLRWGEVSALRVKHVNQVRRRFSIEENAVLVGSVIHPGTPKTHEHRTVPYPRVLARRIRELCEGRDPNELLFGDGTHYMRLPHPSHSWLNEAARKAREQREREVAAAKAAGRKLVLTPVPTVSVHELRHTAASLAVSSGANPKAVQRMLGHASAAMTLDTYADLFEDDLDGVADRLSAAAEKAGLAA; translated from the coding sequence ATGGCCACGATCAAGCCCTACGACACCGCGGCCGGGAAGCGGTACCGCGTGCGCTACAGGAAGCCCGACGGCGCCCAGACGGACAAGCGAGGCTTCAAGACGAAGAAGGAAGCGGAGCTCTTCCTCGCGTCAACTACGATCTCGAAGGCCACAGGGGACTATGTCGACCCGCAGGCGGGGAAGATCACGATCGGGCAACTCGGCCCAACGTGGCTGGCGGGTAAGAAGTCCGTGGTGAAGGTGTCGCAGTACGCGTCACTCGAGTCGAGCTGGCGCACGCACGTGCAGCCCGAGTGGGCCGACCGCGCCGTCGCGAGCATCAAGAAGTCAGAGGTGCAGACCTGGATTGCTGACCTGCGAGGCCGCCGCTCGGCGACGGTCGTGCTACGGGCCCACGGGATCCTCGCCGGCATCCTCGACAGTGCAATGCACGACGGGCGGATCTCGAAGAATCAGGCCCGCGCCGTGCAGCTCCCGAGGAAAGGCCGGGCCGGAAAGACCTACCTGACGCACGACCAACTGCAGCGTCTCGCGGCAGCCTCCAAGTATCCCACGCTCATGCTCGTGCTCGGCTACACCGGTCTCCGCTGGGGCGAGGTGAGCGCGCTCAGGGTGAAGCACGTGAACCAAGTGCGGCGGCGGTTCTCGATCGAGGAGAATGCTGTGCTCGTCGGCTCTGTCATCCATCCGGGCACCCCGAAGACGCACGAGCACCGCACGGTCCCGTACCCGCGCGTGCTCGCCCGGCGAATCAGGGAGCTCTGCGAAGGACGCGACCCGAACGAGCTCCTGTTCGGCGACGGCACCCACTACATGCGGCTCCCGCACCCCTCGCACTCGTGGTTGAACGAGGCGGCGCGGAAAGCGCGAGAGCAGCGGGAGCGAGAGGTCGCAGCTGCGAAGGCGGCGGGCCGGAAGCTGGTGCTCACGCCGGTGCCGACGGTCTCCGTGCACGAGCTCCGTCATACCGCGGCGTCCCTCGCAGTGTCGTCGGGGGCGAACCCGAAGGCCGTGCAGCGGATGCTCGGGCATGCGTCTGCGGCGATGACGCTCGATACGTACGCGGATCTCTTCGAGGACGACCTGGACGGGGTCGCGGATCGGCTCTCGGCGGCCGCGGAGAAGGCTGGTTTGGCGGCGTGA
- a CDS encoding helix-turn-helix domain-containing protein encodes MLNRQKLDELRRANGITSEAELARRLEVDPSTLYRVSTGKSVPSNEFIAGLKLAFPLCSLDDLLTLTDLAVVP; translated from the coding sequence ATGCTCAACCGGCAGAAGCTCGACGAGCTGAGGCGGGCGAACGGGATCACCTCGGAGGCCGAACTCGCCCGCCGCCTGGAGGTCGACCCATCGACGCTGTACCGGGTCTCGACGGGAAAGTCGGTGCCGTCGAACGAGTTCATCGCCGGGCTGAAGCTCGCCTTCCCCCTCTGCAGCCTGGACGATCTCCTCACCTTGACCGACCTGGCGGTGGTCCCGTGA
- a CDS encoding helix-turn-helix domain-containing protein, which translates to METKAWTRYLEAVTHPDNDRTVAEKLGISPSTISRWASGAVDPKPRQVVALARAYDKNPLTALIAAGYLDESDLGDELTITVAQDLEEVSTEQLVGALQERLEVIDQYLSWIEEIGGGRSSNAGLSVDVLRYIRPGVAPSEARGDVYVNALGDRLQGVEANGQRLYRPADNVGGARETSEPRQSDYDLVSHPYTEETGELMDE; encoded by the coding sequence GTGGAAACGAAGGCATGGACGCGCTATCTCGAAGCAGTCACGCACCCAGACAACGATCGAACTGTGGCGGAGAAGCTTGGCATCAGTCCGTCGACGATCTCGCGATGGGCGAGCGGCGCCGTGGATCCCAAACCGCGGCAGGTAGTCGCACTGGCCCGCGCATACGACAAAAACCCCCTGACGGCCTTGATCGCCGCTGGCTACCTCGATGAGTCTGATCTGGGGGACGAACTCACGATCACCGTCGCCCAAGACCTCGAAGAGGTGAGCACCGAGCAACTGGTCGGGGCGCTGCAAGAGCGGCTTGAGGTGATCGACCAGTATCTGTCCTGGATCGAGGAGATTGGGGGAGGCCGCAGCTCGAACGCGGGCCTCAGCGTGGATGTGCTCCGGTACATCCGTCCAGGCGTCGCGCCATCTGAGGCTCGTGGCGACGTTTACGTCAACGCCCTCGGGGACAGACTCCAGGGCGTGGAGGCAAATGGGCAACGGCTATACAGGCCGGCGGACAATGTCGGTGGTGCGCGCGAGACTTCTGAACCCAGACAGAGCGACTACGACCTGGTGTCTCATCCCTACACGGAGGAGACGGGCGAGCTGATGGACGAATAG
- a CDS encoding Lrp/AsnC family transcriptional regulator yields the protein MSRARSMDEKDRMILACLREDGRMPNTRIAERVGLTERTVRKRLQRLTQDQGLKVLPVIDPDLIGLDTCIYVGFNVERSKLQQVAARVAAMPEVRYLAHVAGPWDLLAEAFLGSREHLADFLLKEIGELEGVTSTETINVLRIAKFGYEWEVPDVTKEHLPEHSIAHPEG from the coding sequence ATGAGCAGAGCGCGATCCATGGACGAGAAGGATCGCATGATCCTCGCCTGTCTCCGCGAGGACGGCCGCATGCCCAACACCCGCATCGCCGAGCGGGTCGGCCTGACCGAGCGCACCGTGCGGAAGCGACTGCAGCGCCTCACGCAGGATCAGGGCCTGAAGGTGCTGCCCGTGATCGACCCCGATCTCATCGGCCTCGACACCTGCATCTACGTCGGCTTCAACGTCGAGCGGTCGAAGCTGCAGCAGGTCGCGGCTCGGGTCGCAGCGATGCCCGAGGTGCGCTATCTGGCCCACGTCGCCGGCCCTTGGGACCTGCTCGCCGAGGCCTTCCTCGGCTCGCGGGAGCACCTCGCCGACTTCCTGCTCAAGGAGATCGGCGAACTCGAGGGTGTGACCTCGACCGAGACCATCAACGTGCTCAGGATCGCGAAGTTCGGCTACGAGTGGGAGGTGCCCGACGTGACCAAGGAGCACCTGCCCGAGCACAGCATCGCGCATCCTGAGGGGTAG
- a CDS encoding alpha/beta fold hydrolase, with translation MNHLRNEEIPVAFLHSLGADAGSWARVVDLLPADMLAITPETPAHGEQPRPGEHSLLDWVASLRRQIRAEHQGPVHLVGVSMGGFQAVAYAALHPEEVRSLVVSDSFIYLPEQTVEARLNSIDASVVEAGMRGYAERYVETTLTRDVPEPHPGRLVDAIAGIPADDYAAVAAVCFGVDARKLAARVVCPSLVLIGDRDEKTPRVLSEEVATALGESLIVEIPGSGHLPNLDAPEEFVRVIVDFIRNPSTRKENPHRS, from the coding sequence ATGAATCACCTGAGAAACGAAGAGATACCGGTCGCCTTCCTGCACAGCCTCGGGGCGGATGCCGGCTCATGGGCGCGTGTCGTCGATCTGCTGCCCGCCGACATGCTGGCCATCACACCGGAGACTCCCGCCCACGGGGAGCAGCCGCGTCCCGGTGAGCACAGCCTCCTCGATTGGGTAGCCTCGCTGCGGCGGCAGATACGAGCCGAGCACCAGGGGCCGGTGCATCTCGTCGGGGTCTCGATGGGAGGTTTCCAGGCCGTCGCATACGCGGCACTGCACCCAGAAGAAGTCCGCTCACTCGTGGTCTCCGACTCGTTCATCTATCTTCCGGAGCAGACGGTCGAGGCGCGACTGAACAGCATCGACGCGTCGGTGGTCGAGGCTGGAATGCGCGGCTATGCCGAGCGCTACGTCGAGACGACCCTGACGCGCGATGTTCCCGAACCGCATCCGGGCCGGCTAGTAGACGCAATCGCCGGTATTCCAGCCGACGACTATGCCGCGGTAGCGGCCGTCTGCTTCGGCGTCGACGCGCGGAAGCTTGCTGCTCGGGTGGTCTGCCCAAGTCTGGTGCTCATCGGAGACCGAGACGAGAAGACGCCTCGAGTCCTCTCTGAAGAGGTAGCGACCGCGCTCGGAGAAAGCCTGATCGTGGAGATCCCCGGATCGGGGCACCTGCCGAACCTGGATGCGCCAGAGGAGTTCGTCCGCGTCATCGTCGACTTCATCCGCAATCCGTCAACCCGCAAGGAGAACCCCCACCGCTCATGA
- a CDS encoding agmatinase family protein produces MTFPWSFEWDVDLFESYDLVDCGDSPVAVGNLERTHEMVQAEIAKILDAGAMPLIVGGDHSVCVPGTRALSEHLGSDRKMGYVHLDAHLDAGEDIGGDYQTNCSGLVRAADLPNVSPENVVAIGARGTINVPDWWEAVKRREINVVTMSDVRRGGFEKTIAEALDQAWDGVDGVYVSFDCDVIDSAYAPGTTGPEPGGFTGPEIIRIGQMIGERGPSAVDNVELAPLYDPSNITARLVWEVLSQMLFANAKHNLR; encoded by the coding sequence ATGACGTTCCCCTGGTCGTTCGAGTGGGACGTGGATCTCTTCGAGAGCTACGACCTCGTCGACTGCGGCGACAGCCCGGTCGCAGTCGGCAATCTCGAGCGCACGCACGAGATGGTGCAGGCCGAGATCGCCAAGATCCTGGATGCCGGCGCCATGCCCCTCATCGTCGGCGGCGACCACTCCGTGTGCGTGCCGGGAACCCGCGCGCTGTCGGAGCACCTCGGCAGCGATCGCAAGATGGGGTACGTGCACCTCGACGCCCACCTCGACGCGGGCGAGGACATCGGCGGCGACTATCAGACCAACTGCAGCGGGCTCGTGCGGGCCGCCGACCTCCCGAACGTGAGCCCCGAGAACGTCGTCGCTATCGGCGCGCGCGGCACGATCAACGTGCCCGACTGGTGGGAGGCCGTGAAACGGCGGGAGATCAACGTGGTCACCATGTCCGACGTGCGGCGGGGAGGCTTCGAGAAGACCATCGCCGAGGCGCTCGACCAGGCCTGGGACGGCGTCGACGGCGTCTACGTGTCCTTCGACTGCGACGTGATCGACTCCGCCTACGCCCCGGGCACGACGGGCCCCGAGCCGGGCGGCTTCACCGGTCCCGAGATCATCCGCATCGGTCAGATGATCGGGGAGCGGGGGCCCAGCGCGGTCGACAACGTCGAACTCGCCCCGCTGTACGATCCCAGCAACATCACCGCGCGGCTCGTCTGGGAGGTGCTGAGCCAGATGCTCTTCGCCAACGCGAAGCACAATCTGCGGTAG
- a CDS encoding APC family permease: MSQSGTLAAPEPGRTMKREFTTGSALSMAFVFISPIVAIYSVFGVGLQAVGPGFWWGWVVVFVGQTFVALTLGVLASRWSDAGGVYQWSRRLLGERYGWFAGWTYICALLIALTSVSYSAAIFVAALFDLDAGNVALVTLLAIGMLAVTTALNLAGRWVVKAIAYACVAAELVASIGIGVYLLLFERHNSPAILFEGLDLSPGGALLSAPLVLALVFAGWSALGFESASTIAEEVHEPRRAVPRAIVWSIVLIAVTVLFTGLAFILAIPSADFLTSTEAAADPVLAILAHYLPGEAVKVILVMFIIAFLASLMSIHTAVSRVIWVYGRDGKLPFASSLGKLRGRQSLPITATLVAGIIPMLLFIPLQSEGMYNILIAFTVIGFFLAFTFPVLGFAIARATKRWTPPSDEPLFLGRWGGPVSWIALAWLVFETINVLWPRESGGGWLADWSSVLATLLIAGIGAVIYITMRKRSPGMDDRALTRPETVVGVD, translated from the coding sequence ATGAGCCAATCAGGCACGCTGGCGGCGCCCGAGCCGGGCAGAACGATGAAGCGAGAGTTCACGACGGGCTCGGCCCTGTCGATGGCCTTCGTCTTCATCTCGCCCATCGTCGCGATCTACAGCGTCTTCGGCGTCGGGCTGCAGGCCGTCGGGCCCGGCTTCTGGTGGGGCTGGGTGGTGGTGTTCGTCGGCCAGACCTTCGTCGCCCTCACGCTCGGCGTGCTGGCCTCCCGCTGGTCGGACGCGGGCGGCGTCTACCAGTGGTCTCGTCGCCTGCTCGGGGAGCGCTACGGCTGGTTCGCCGGCTGGACCTACATCTGCGCCCTGCTGATCGCACTGACCTCGGTCTCGTACAGCGCGGCGATCTTCGTCGCCGCGCTCTTCGACCTCGACGCCGGCAACGTCGCCCTCGTCACGCTGCTGGCGATCGGCATGCTCGCCGTGACGACCGCGCTGAACCTCGCCGGGCGCTGGGTGGTGAAGGCGATCGCCTACGCCTGCGTCGCGGCGGAACTCGTGGCGTCGATCGGCATCGGCGTCTACCTGCTCCTCTTCGAGCGTCACAACAGCCCGGCGATCCTCTTCGAAGGCCTCGATCTCTCGCCGGGCGGCGCCCTGCTCTCGGCCCCGCTCGTGCTCGCCCTCGTCTTCGCCGGCTGGTCGGCACTCGGTTTCGAGAGCGCGAGCACCATCGCCGAGGAGGTGCACGAGCCGCGCCGGGCGGTTCCCCGCGCGATCGTCTGGTCGATCGTCCTCATCGCCGTCACGGTGCTCTTCACCGGCCTGGCCTTCATTCTCGCGATCCCGAGCGCCGATTTCCTCACGAGCACCGAGGCCGCGGCCGACCCGGTGCTCGCGATCCTCGCCCACTACCTGCCCGGCGAAGCGGTCAAGGTGATTCTCGTGATGTTCATCATCGCGTTCCTCGCCAGCCTCATGAGCATCCACACCGCGGTCTCCCGAGTGATCTGGGTGTACGGACGTGACGGCAAGCTGCCCTTCGCCAGCTCCCTCGGCAAGCTCCGCGGGCGGCAGTCGCTGCCCATCACCGCTACGCTCGTGGCCGGCATCATCCCGATGCTGCTCTTCATCCCGCTGCAGAGCGAGGGCATGTACAACATCCTCATCGCATTCACAGTGATCGGCTTCTTCCTCGCATTCACGTTCCCGGTGCTCGGGTTCGCGATCGCGAGGGCCACGAAGCGGTGGACGCCCCCGAGCGACGAGCCGCTGTTCCTCGGCCGCTGGGGCGGCCCGGTCTCGTGGATCGCGCTGGCGTGGCTGGTGTTCGAGACGATCAACGTGCTGTGGCCCCGCGAGAGCGGCGGCGGTTGGCTCGCCGACTGGTCCTCGGTGCTCGCGACCCTGCTCATCGCCGGCATCGGCGCGGTGATCTACATCACCATGCGGAAACGCTCGCCCGGCATGGATGATCGGGCGCTCACCCGACCCGAAACCGTGGTGGGCGTCGACTGA